Part of the Antedon mediterranea chromosome 6, ecAntMedi1.1, whole genome shotgun sequence genome, CAAATATCTCAATGTTACTGTGTAACTGGGGTAATTCAAGAAATAGGCAATGAATCACTTGTTCAGCCTGTTGATTATGATCTCGAAACACAATTTCTTGATGACAGTATAGGTCCATCCtataaacaaacacaaacatGGAAAGATGTAAAAATTGCAGACTCCATTTCTACAAAACAAAAACGGGAACTAACCAATACACTTAATACGTGGCAAGATCATTTAAATCATTTAGATATTGTATTAAGTAAAATTTCAGAAGCTGGTCTTACTATTAAGCCATCTAAATCGAAATTTGCTAACAGCACTGTAAACTACCTTGGACATACCATAGGGGATGGCCAAATAAAGCCTATGTTAGATAAGATAGAGTCGGTAGAGAAATTCCCTACCCCTCAAACTAAGAAGAATGTCAGGTCATTTTTGGGATTGACAGGGTATTATAGGAAGTTTATTCTACACTATGATGACATAGCAAGACCCTTGATAAACTTGACTAAAAAAGCCGAACCTAAGAGACTAAATTGGACGTCTGAGTGTGATAAAGCATTCACAGATTTAAAATCTCAGCTTATTGCTCACCCCATTTTAAGAGCACCAAACTTTGATAAACCATTTTTACTACAAACTGATGCATCGAAAACAGGAATTGGAGCTGTTTTAAGCCAGTTAGATAATGATTATAATGAACATCCTATTGTTTACCCTAGTAAAAGGATGTTGCCCAATGAGTTAAATTATTCAGTTGCTGAACAAGAATGTTTAGCTATAGTATGGTCAATTAACAAGTTACGATATTACTTACAAGGGCACAAATTTACAGTTATAACTGACCACAAGGCGTTGAAATGGCTTGACAATACCCGCCATTCAAATAATAGACTAATGAGATGGTCAATGACTCTACAACAATTTACTTTTGATATACAATACCGCAAAGGTATAACAAACACCAATGCTGACAGTTTGTCACGTCGATGTTAGTAATTCAGGGAACATATGGTACAttgcattattttaatttatagttaAGTGAGTACACAAGCTTCATCAGCCCAAAATGTGTATGTTATAAGGATTATCACAAATAATCCCACTTTATATAGTAAAATTAAGTATTAACATACAAACGAAAAGATTCTCACAAAGAATCTATATATATTGTGACCATTATAACAATTGTGTCtaattggttaaaaaaaaaaaaaaaaaaaaaaaaaaattataatatctaTATTGTCGGTAAAGATTATATTTAGCATCACCAACTAACAATTGGCCAGAGCACTTCACAATATTGAAGGTTATTATGTACTACCAACTTATACTTGGTATTAGACACTTTACTGTATTGTAGTACATctgatttattatgatattatattatttaagattTAGAATTAAGTATAAAGTGCATCTCGAACTGTTGCCATAAAGTGGTATGAATGTGACCATTAACCGTATCATCTTCTTTTATACAAACTTTGAACACTGTGACCTGTTTATGAACTCTTACATTTATGATTGACAGCAGTACAACAGTGAAATGAGGAGCATTGAAGAAAAacttttatgtaattaatttgattgatattttatttttaacagcGTGATTTTTGCAGAACTGCAGAACACTTTATGATTTTGAAGTTAAATTTAACACAGTGGACACCATACCATTGATGAACAATAACTTGAACAATTGATGATAGAGCAGTAGAAATTATAAACActgcatttttaattttaatactgAAAGCTGAACATTTGAAACTACTTTGAACATTTTCAGTTTTATATTCTCATATTATATTGGTTTAGTTATTAAGTACTGTAGTTAAGGACATACTATTTTTAGAAGAGTGACACACTCTTTTATTCAGTAGGGGGGTGTGATAATAACTCATACTATAGAGGTTATTATCCAGTAACCTTTAGTTACTCCTCTTGCAGTTATACATATCATATGGTACCatgtggcctagaaaaaaagcCCCAGACAAAGTTAACTGGTAATTTTGTCTCAATTTTTGAAAAAGGCTAACTTATCAAACTACTTGGAATATTGTTGGCCAATCAGAAGTAAGGGTgggttttttaaatagttaagaTGATATGttttaagtttagttttagttttggCATGAAGGTGAACAGACACAGGCCAGCAAGAGCGCCTGTTCATTAAAGAAATATACTTTTACTTTAACTTTACTGCATTTTTGATGTTCATCTTTGTCTgataactttaaatattaaacCGCTCGGACGTTTCTCCTATATGACTATATAAGCAAACCGCTCGGACTCATGCGAAGCCCGTaacatacagaaaaaaaaaaaaaaaaagatgatgaaacaggacagttacaaggagttatccgccatagtgcggataactaataatacagaaaaaaaaaaaaaaaaaaaagatgatgaaacaggacagttacaaggagttatccgccatagtgcggataactaataataataaagatttcatacaataacaataggtgatcattttattctaaatgatcacctaattaaaaTCATGTGGCTTGAAAcaaatttttcttttgcattacgaATGGAGTAACACTTTTAACAGATATTGAACAGAAGtgttttttatcgatgtttttgtaTGCGACACTATTTcgctgtgctccactggcgccataTTGGATCAATGGAGCACTATGTATTAAcatatgaaaatatattaacatttcttttgaattaaaaaaaggaCTTTTCGATTCAAAAATATTTGGTGCACACATTTTTTTCACgtgttttatgtttttccagccttttctctagtaattttaccaacttttaaacaatttcgacttacgaaaattacgtcatacgagcacgtcgattTGGACAATTTGAGCGCGTTTTTGATGCAAATAGTTCAAAAAGTCGTCAAATTatgctttttttaaacagtcatagtttctaaactaaatggtgaaagttatttttattacataatcatctccacttatccgttttccatttttacccagattttgatattgtctaggtcaatcaactaactttcgcatgagttaaaaatattttaatttttatgacgtcatcatgtctaaaaatgtaaataacgtgagtcacttattttcatctttacagtaaatttcaatctgttatactTATAGCTCGTCATGAATAAAAAgtgaagctattggattgtttGTAGTACGAATTCttgtgaatattttgccaatcagatgttgtgacgtcatcatatggccagttgaataaaaaaagtcgtaaaaaagaaatatttttatagaatctgtaaattcaaggtgttatcaggattttgtatgattttggtcGGATTTTGTGTACACTAGTACCATATTgtagggtcttcgctttcgaggtatTCGATCTTTGCTTCGATATCCTCAAGCTCAAGCCCGATCTTCTGTGTGGTCTTGATTGTTCCCCGCTAGCCTATTATCCCAAatcattaaaattgtaattttatagTTCTATGATGGGTAGGctggcgctagttccgtttcgcacctgtttttatttcgacttccttcTGACAGACTTATTGTGAATGCCACACCTTATAATTGGGCCTCATAactacttttatgaagaagacatgtttctcgcataccgttcgcgaatttagcatactcgatcgaagttcaatattttcgtttctatggagcgccaaaagagcaattataataaatagatggttaaaaactcagtggaatgcatcttcttttaatgcatctaggcctattattgaaatacacatttaatttcaatattattttgtcaataaaaatgctgtaacatgTTACTGCTAATAATGTGCTGTTTTCAAAAATATCAACCGAACCTAAATTAGCATCACTACCTATCACAGGCCTAAGGGTATTATTTAGATCATTGAGGTATAAACCTATACATGTAATCTAATAtcatgatgaatttgtcgatttttattcttaaaagttaacgaaaaccatgtacagtatcaacagtaacatttttgttgcattgacattgacaatgacaaaatatattaaaattgaacgtaatctTCACCAATAAATGCCTTAACTATACGCATTATAATACTGAGTTTTTAGCCATATTATAGTTGCTCTTTTgacgctccatagaaacaacaacattgaacatggagtatgcgaaattcatCAACTTAAAGGacttattataatttgttaatttttgtgtgatctccttcgtaaaagtatttttgagggcTAATtctaaagtgtggtattcacgataaagttactcaACACATTTTGAGTCGAAATTAATGACGAAACGAAACTAGCGCCGGTAGGCTAGCCCTCCTAGGCCACTAGTACTACTACAACTTACAACGgaagcctaggccctagtagctaggcctagtctaggctaTTTAGCCTGGATCGGTTatcagacgatcgggaccacggacgatcgggcccagacgatcgggcccacTTCAAGACGATCAGGCCCAAATCATGAGACTATCGGGCCCATCAAGGGtgaaagacgatcgggcccagagacgatcgggcccagagacgatcgggcccagacgatcgggcccaacaaacaagacgatcgggcccaaaacATTCTcgagaaaataaaaaatttttaaaaataaataaatacgcgaatacaaacaacacaataataacaatcaaaatcaatcacaTTTATTCAAATCGAGAGTATTGGTAAGAAATTCTTAAAACCAGTTGTGGGAAAATAGggtaaaattatgataaaatcagaaaaaatataatttattacttttaaattaaaatcttaaGTAGGGCCAGGCCTACGCAAGAAAAGCACGTTGACACTGAGCACTAGGAatgaaaaatgatgaaatgtggcaaattattttgtatatcacAAAAGACTATCAGGCCCAACGctaagacgatcgggaccaactggtaagacgatcgggcccaacgcGGTTCTGAAAACACTGGACGATCGGGCCGCCCAACTGGTatgacgatcgggcccaacgctgaagacgatcgggaccacgttttctgggcccgatcgtcttgggcccgatcgtctgttCCCCCCTGGATCACCTtttttagcctagcctagcctagcctagtaggcctactacccctaggctaggcctaggcctagacctacttATTTtagggcctactaggctaggctagctagctaggcctactatttattattatacagacCTTAAAGGGGCATCATACATATTGAGACCTAGCTAGGTAGGCAAGTCTGTAtaaattcaactaaaatataataaactagctagaagctaggcctaggctagatagaAACCATTGTCATCCGCCGGCGGCTAGCTTTATCGCCACAACAacacacaaaatacaaacatcCGCCAATTCGTATGGAACGCCGttcgtttacgcaacatttcgatgatatgaattttggAAGGATCTAAATCTCCCTACTCCTCCAATCCAGGAGATCTTCTACGCATGTGTAGATATTTACTACTTCATCATATATGTATCGTATTTTACTTGCGGTCCGGCCATGCAGTATTTACTCACACGTCGcttattttataccgtattacACAGTacttaaatatatgtatatccCTTTCCCAGACATCCCACAGCTATATACATGGaattaaagtgtaggcctaccaaacatttttgaaaaagatATTATTAGATATCATAATCGGGTTATGTTTATGCTGTAGGAAAAAGGAGAATCAACGTAAACGAATACTaatccactgtacatagccgtatacctgccctgacgtatgacaaataagatattgattatttgtcatccttcagggcaagtacggtattgtatgattccactgtacatagccgtatacctgccctgacgtatgacaaataagacatttattatttgtcatccttcagggcaggtattgtatgattccactgtacatagccgtatacctgccctgacgtatgacaaataagacatttattatttgtcatccttcaggacaggtattgtatgattccactgtacatagccgtatacctgccctgacattatttgtcatccttcagagGGCAGGTAGTGTATGATTctactgtacatagccgtatacctgccctgacggtgccctttttttagaggttcaatattttattcgtgtgacatatttgtgtgtatattagtatgTACAGAGTAGGCTACACTAACCCCAAAAAttaaaacagaaatttatcacaATGAGCGCGATGTTAAGTTACGGCGGCCGATCAAAGAGCATCGTGAGAGGTGGTGACGCGTGATGATCTCTacttaaacttctaaaaatagatcgtttcacatactacagagggcgcatgtaaactttttacgattcaactccgcgtacgttaccatgcgcgctaattgacgcgattatttgtccattggtaaacacatttttatgtattattattctgaaaataattgaactgtaaacataattcttttgagtatttgtttatttacatatcattccatcagatcaactattttttatttccattacatccaaccaaacatgtaaaaaatgtagttaaaatatcgtactagggcgcgtacgaccatacgcggtagattgtttactcaaaaatcaTCGAACGGGTCCTTACactattcaaccttgtttttgtagttgagcctctcatgacctgggatttgtttgtcttcctacgccaagataatatagttctacaagccatgtgcttttttctctgagaaatatttattataagtgccaaaaaaatgtttttttctcgataaaataacaacttttaattttgcatcgttatccctgctAATAAGGTGTTATTTCCGGCAAACTagaaaggtgccatttatcatggattttgcgtgcgagagtgccatttccggccatctaagtgtgtcctgtaacaaaattcgcttcgccacaacccccaccatggggggggggggggctgtggctcaaatactcaatatctgatgtgccctttttattggcggacccccccc contains:
- the LOC140052420 gene encoding uncharacterized protein, whose amino-acid sequence is MSQIIVELCKKLRIEKIPTTPYHQQTNGLTERFIGTLKLMINSLSHVQRENWDRYIPLLLFSYREVPCEFTGYSPFHLLYGRQIRGPLSLIKQGFLGENTQTDIPSHLLGIAHNLTKWMASANHTKQKKQQKMKSYYDRTAKDIHYKVGEEVLIFLPEGAGKLDSKWQGPYKITKTVGEVDYEIHMPDKRKSHRIIHANLIKKWYTQEDARQISQCYCVTGVIQEIGNESLVQPVDYDLETQFLDDSIGPSYKQTQTWKDVKIADSISTKQKRELTNTLNTWQDHLNHLDIVLSKISEAGLTIKPSKSKFANSTVNYLGHTIGDGQIKPMLDKIESVEKFPTPQTKKNVRSFLGLTGYYRKFILHYDDIARPLINLTKKAEPKRLNWTSECDKAFTDLKSQLIAHPILRAPNFDKPFLLQTDASKTGIGAVLSQLDNDYNEHPIVYPSKRMLPNELNYSVAEQECLAIVWSINKLRYYLQGHKFTVITDHKALKWLDNTRHSNNRLMRWSMTLQQFTFDIQYRKGITNTNADSLSRRC